Genomic DNA from Trichocoleus sp. FACHB-46:
TCAATCAAGCAGCGCTGCAAATGTTTGGTGCTCAAGATAAGGCAGAATTATTAACCTCCTTACATCAGATCTTTGTTCCAGAGACTCAAGAAGTCTTTATTGGAGAACTGTTGGCAATCGCAGCTGAAGAACCATTGTTTGCGGCAGAAACAGTACTGCAAAACCTACAAGGCGATCGCTTTGATGTCTGGGTGACCATTACCTTTCCATCTCCCTCAGAAGCCTGTGACCGTGTTCTAGTATCTCTGTTAGACATTACCGATCGCAAACAAGCAGAAGCAGCCTTGCGAACCAGTGCTGAGCGATTAAGCGTGGCATTAGCGGCGGCAAAACTAGGGGATTGGAATTGGGATGCTGCAACAGATCTCGTGACATTGTCAGAACGAGCTACGGCAATATTTGGCATTCCATCAAGTTCCCATCTAACTTGGGCCGAGATGTGGAATCTCCTACATCAAGACGATCGAGAACAAGCCCGTTTACAAGTAGAACAGGCGATCGCCGAACAGAGCAACTACGACATTGAGTATCGCGTGATTCATGCCGATGGCTCTGAACGATGGATCGCGGCTAAAGGGCGGGCTCAATACGATTCCTCCAGGCAAGCTCTAGGAATGTTGGAGGTTGTGCAGGATATCACGCCTCGTAAGCAGGCTGAGGCAGAACGAGAACAACTTTTGCTGAGAGAGCAGGCGGCGAGAGAAGAGGCCGAACAAGCGAATCGGATCAAAGATGAGTTTTTAGCCGTGCTCTCTCATGAGTTGCGATCGCCCCTTAATCCCATCTTGGGATGGGCACAGCTTCTGAAATCTCGCACTTTGGATGCACAAAAGACACAGCACGCGCTGGAAACGATTGAGCGCAATGCCAAACTGCAAACGCAATTGATTGAAGATCTACTGGATGTATCCCGTATTCTGCGTGGCAAGCTGGTGTTGAACACCGCGATCGTCAACCTTGGCAGTACCATTGAGGCCGCACTAGAAACCGTAAAACTCGCCGCAGAAGCCAAAGGAATTGAGATTCAAAAAAGATTTAACCCTGCTGTAGGACAAGTGAGGGGAGACCAGGCCCGGTTGCAACAGATCATCTGGAACTTGCTCTCCAATGCTGTGAAATTCACTCCTGCTGGTGGCAGAGTGGAAATTTGCTTAGAGCAGGTTGACACCGAGGCTCACATCCAAGTCAAGGATACGGGCAAAGGCATCAATTCCCAGTTTCTCCCTTATGTGTTCGAATACTTCCGTCAAGAGGATGGCACCACGACCCGGAAGTTTGGAGGACTAGGACTAGGACTGGCGATTGTCGGTCATCTGACCGAACTGCATGGAGGTACTGTTGAGGCACAGAGTCCAGGTGAGGAGCTAGGCGCTACATTTACCGTTAGATTGCCGTTGTTAATCAGCACTGAGCCACGAAACCTGAGCGGGCAAGACGCTTCATTGAGTAGTCGAAACTCTACACTTGACCTGCCCCTCACAGGCTTGCGACTTCTAGTTGTAGATGATGAACCAGATATTCGCGACATTGTATCGTTTGTCCTAGAGCAAGCGGGAGCCTCTGTGAGCATTGCTGCCTCCGCTTTAGAAGCTTTAGACCGACTCCAGCAATTCCTACCCGATGCAATAGTTTGTGACATTGGCATGCCAGATATGGATGGGTACATGCTGA
This window encodes:
- a CDS encoding PAS domain S-box protein, with protein sequence GSQIGQFMERKRTEIALRESQDLFQSFMNHSPMAAFIKDEAGRYLYVNSWAERVNQRQKADFIGKTDFEILPPAIAHQLHENDLTVLSNGQPMQTLETVQQFGRERSYMSFKFPFRNAARQKLLAGVAIDVTDRIQAEAALQQREAELRLITNAVPVLISFVDAEQRYRFNNQKYEEWFGRSAAEVNGKYIWEVLGETAYAAIRPYVEQVLSGQEVTFETKATYSTGDLRDVVVTYVPRFDHKGTVEGFVTLVNDITRRKQAEAALIAQEQRYRYIFESVSVAIWEEDFSEVKAAITQLKAAGVKDFRQYFAQHPEFVHQAMGLVHIRDVNQAALQMFGAQDKAELLTSLHQIFVPETQEVFIGELLAIAAEEPLFAAETVLQNLQGDRFDVWVTITFPSPSEACDRVLVSLLDITDRKQAEAALRTSAERLSVALAAAKLGDWNWDAATDLVTLSERATAIFGIPSSSHLTWAEMWNLLHQDDREQARLQVEQAIAEQSNYDIEYRVIHADGSERWIAAKGRAQYDSSRQALGMLEVVQDITPRKQAEAEREQLLLREQAAREEAEQANRIKDEFLAVLSHELRSPLNPILGWAQLLKSRTLDAQKTQHALETIERNAKLQTQLIEDLLDVSRILRGKLVLNTAIVNLGSTIEAALETVKLAAEAKGIEIQKRFNPAVGQVRGDQARLQQIIWNLLSNAVKFTPAGGRVEICLEQVDTEAHIQVKDTGKGINSQFLPYVFEYFRQEDGTTTRKFGGLGLGLAIVGHLTELHGGTVEAQSPGEELGATFTVRLPLLISTEPRNLSGQDASLSSRNSTLDLPLTGLRLLVVDDEPDIRDIVSFVLEQAGASVSIAASALEALDRLQQFLPDAIVCDIGMPDMDGYMLMRQVRMLPPDQGGGVLAIALTAYAGEIDQQQALAAGFQRHMAKPIEPEDLVRAIIALMKS